The DNA sequence CTGGTGTGCGGGAGCCTCGGTGCTCATCGGCGCCAGCTGGGCGTACGCCCGAGCCAGGCGGCCAGCCGCTCGTCGTACGGCCGGAAGTGCTCCTCCAGCCGCTGCTTCAGCTCGTCCGACATCGGGGTGCGCGAGCGGGCGTTGTGCTGGTCGTGCACGATGCCGGCCACGTCCGGGATGTCGAGGAACCGGCAGACCTCGGCGAACGCCGGCTGCGGCTCGGCGAAGTAGTCCTCGCTGTCGATCACGAGCAGCCGCTCGCGGCCGACCAGCGACTCCAGGTGCAGCAGCTGGTCGATGTACTCGCCCCGGCCGAGGTGGGCCAGGTGCCGTACCGCGTGGCTGTGGTAGCTCGGGTCGGCCTTCATCCGCTCCCGCTCACCGGCCATGCGCTGCGGCTCCAGCTCGACGGCGCGCTCGAAGGTCTCAGTCTCGAAGCCGCGGGCGTACTCGTGCGACCAGCCCGAGTAGGCACGGCCGACCGGGTCGCGCAGCAGCACGATGAGCTTCACGCCGGGCAGGTCCCGGGCGATGCGCTCCGGCGCCAGCGGGTGCCACATGTAGTAGGGGCTGGCCTCGCCGGTGATGACCCGGTGCCCGGAGGCCTGCTCCAGCCGGGCCGCCTTCGACCGGCTCGGGAAGTGGCCCTGGAACCAGCGGTGCCCGCGCTGGTAGTCCATGTCGAAGTAGTGCACGCCCTTGCGGAAGCGCGCCGGCAGGAACGACGGGTGCTGCACCAGCGCCTTGTGCAGCGACGTGGTGCCGCCCCGCTGGGTGCCCACGATCAGGAACGACGGGGTCATCCGCCGGTCCGCCGTCAACCGCCCCGCCGAGCGGGCCAGCACGCCCGCCTGATGCGACAGGATCTTCCGTACGCGGCTAGTCGCCATCGTTTTCCTCCCCCACCTGGCTCTGCCCCGCCAGAGCCGCCCAGTCTTCTCCCAGTCCGGCCAGCGCCGGCCTGATCCACTCGTCCACCCGGCCCATCGGCGTGCCGAAGCCGTCCTGCCGGTCACCGAGATAGCGGCTGCCGATCTCGGTGAAGTACAGCGCCGCCACCGCGGGGGCGACGTCGGCGTCGACCCCGAACGGCGCCAGCAGCGCGCCCGCGCGGGCGGCCACGTCGGCCGCGGCGACCGCCGGGACCGCGCCGTGCACGGTGACCGCCTCGTGCAGCTCGAAGTGCAGCACGTCGTAGCCGACCGGCACGTCGGCGGTGAACCGCTCGAAGTCCCACAGCAGCACCTCGCCGCCGCGGATCGACATGTTGCCGCCGTTCCAGTCGCCGTGCCAGCAGCCGTACGACAGCTCGGCGCCGGCGCAGGCGGCCAGCACGGCCCGCATCAGGTGCGCGGCGGGACGCTCGCCCAGCGCGTCGACCTGCGCGGCCAGCCGGGCGGCGTACGAGCCGCCGCCGAAGCGGCCGGTGGTCACGCCGTGCACCCGCGCCAGCGAGCGCATCGCGGCGACGGTGCCCTCGGCCGGGTCGAGCTGCGCGCCCGCCCCGCGGCCCCAGACCGGCAGCGCCTTCATGACCAGCAGCTGGGCATCGCCCCAGGTGCCGAAGTGCAGCAGCTCGGGGATGCGCGCGGGGGCGAGGTCGCGGCCGGACAGCGCGGCCAGGGCGGCGTGCTCGTCGCGGATCAGCCTGGTGGTCAGCTCGTTCACGCCGACCTTGGCGTACGCGACGGTGTGCGCCTGCGCGTCGATGAGCTGGAGCACCGGCTTGCGGTTGGCGCGGGGCGGCCCGAACCGCACGCTCATGCGCACCGGCGTGCCGACCACCTCGCTCAGGTGCTCGGCCAGCGTGCCGCCGCGGCGGACCGCGACCTGGTCCCGGAAGACCAGGCCGCCGACGCCCGTGGCGAAGACACCGGAGAGCACGCGCTGGCGCAGCCGGTCCTTGGCCGAGCGGGGCGCGCTGGTGTGGCTGATCGCCGCGCTCGCGGCGCGCCGGTCGCCGTGCGGCACCAGCAGCCGGGGCGATCCCGCGTTGGGGACCACGGTGTAGGTCTCGGCCGCACCGGGCGCGCCGCGGCCGACGAAGACGTCGCCGGAGGAGTCGCCGCCCAGCAGGCGGCCTAGTTCGTGCAGGTAGCTGCTGCTCACCGATACGCCTTCGTCGTCTCGTTGCGCCACATCAGGCCCAGTCCGGCCATCATGATCACCAGGGTCATGCCGCCGGAGTTGTAGATCGTCATGAACCACAGCGCCAGCGGGGCGACCAGCCCGCCTGCGATGCCGATCCAGGAGTGCTCGCGCCGGAACCGCCAGCCCATCCACGCGAAGAACAGGATGTACAGGCCGGCGCCGACGAACCCCTGCGTGACCAGCAGCGACCAGAGCTGGCCGTCGCTGCCGATGTCGCGGTTGCCGCACTGCTCGCAGCTCGCGCTCTGGCCGATCGCGATCGAGCGCTCACTGCCGATGGTCTCCGCCTGCCCGCCGTACCCGATGATCGGCGAGCCCCAGGCGGCGGTGACCGCCGCGCCGTTGAGCGAGGCCCGGCCCTCGTTGGAGTGCGGGGTGTTGATGCGCTCCATCACCGTGGTGCCCAGCGGGGTGGTCAGCGTGACGATGCCGACCAGGGCGACGCCGACCATGACGCCGACGACCGGCAGGATGCTGCCGCGGATCGCCAGCCGCACGGTCAGGTACGCCACCGCCAGCCCCAGCCCGAGCCACATGCCCCGGTTGAGCGAGAACACCGTCGGCACCATCGACAGCACCAGCACGCCGATCGCCCAGAACCGCCGCCACAGCGACTTGGTGCGGTGCAGCGCGGCGATGAGGAACCAGGGCAGCAGCAGCACCAGGCACTGGCCCCAGGTGTTCGTGTACTGGAACGGCGCGGCCGGACGCGGCCGGGGCGCCTCCTCCAGGATGCTCTGCCACTGCGACAGCTCGATCTTGACCGACGAGCGGACGAAGCCGTTGTTGATCAGGAACTTCGGCAGCACCTCGGCCAGCGGCGTGGTGATCGCGAAGCGCGGCAGCACCATGCCGGCCAGGCCGCCGATGACCAGCACCACGAACAGCGTGGCCAGCATCTTCACGACGCGCTTGGTGGGCAGCTCCCGCTCGGTGAGGTTGCCGATGTACAGCAGCACCACCCCGGCCGCGGCCAGGTCGGACATGCGCTGCGCGTACGCCAGGAACCGGCCGAGGCCCATCTCCGGCGCCAGCGCGTGCGGCGGCGTGGCACCGAGCATGGTGGCGCTGACCAGCCCGAGGAACAGCAGCAGCGCCCACAGCGCGAACGGGCCGGGCATCTTGACCCGGCCGCGCCGCAGCAGCTCCAGCGCCATCGGGACCGCCAGCAGCGGGATCCAGACCAGCGTCAGGCCGAGCAGCCAGCCGACCGGGTACAGCACGATCATGGCGAACAGCGCCCACTCACGCAGCGGCATCGGATCGCGCTGCCGGCGGCGGTAGCCGAGCAGCGGCGGCGGGGCCAGCGCGCGCGGCGGCGCCGCCGCCACCCCGCGGATCGACGACGGCTCCGACTCGGGCGTGCGCAGGGGTGAAGCAGTGGTCACGACACGGTCACCTTCGCGGCGGCAGGCAGCAGCAGCACCCAGGTCGGTCCGGTGGCCAGCCGCACCAGCGACTCCGCCGGGCCCAGCAGGTTGAGCGCCGAGTCCAGGCCGCCGACCTTGCTCCAGGTGCCGGTGACGGACTGCCCGGCGCCGAAGACGCGCACCGCGCCGGTCCCGGCCGGATCGGGCAGCGACACGGTCCGGTGCAGGGCGTTGACCGCCTTCTGCTTGTACGGCACGGTCAGCAGCACCAGGTTGGCCGCCGCGACCGGCACCCCGCCGACGGTGGTCTGCCAGCGCCTGGTGGTCTGGTCGAAGCGCCAGGTCAGGGCCGCGTGCCCGGCCACCTGCACGGTGACCGACGCGGCCGGTTCGAGCCCGGTCGCCGACAGCGACTCGCCCCGCTGGGCGTACTGGAACAGCGGGGCGGGCAGTGCGGCCGCCGAGGGGGCGGGCGCCTGAAGGCTCGCGGCGTTCGCGTACGTACGGCCGGAGGCGGTGGTGAACGCCGCCTTGCGGCTGGCGGGGGTGCCCGAGGCCAGGTTCGTGGACTTCAGCGTGTCCAGCCAGCCCTGCGCCACCGTGTGGTCGTGGGCGACGAACGGGCGCAGCTGGTTGAACAGCTTCAGATCACCCGGGCGCACCGCCGCGACCGGGCCGACCTTGGTGGCGGCCTGCGACTGGTACACCCCGACCGCGCGCAGCAGGCTGCCCTCGGCGAAGTCCAGCCCGACCAGGTCGGCCAGGTCCAGCCCGACCGGCGCGGCGGCGCCGGTGCCGACCTCGATCGGCACCAGCACCGAGGTCTTGGCCGCCGTCGCCTCATCGGTCTCGGCCCCGGTCAGCGGGGCCCTGGGCAGCAGCGGCGAGGGGGAGGGCAGGCTGAAGGAGGGCCGGGCGCTGGGGGCGTCGCCGGCCTTGGTCGGGTCGTCGATCGAGCAGCCTGAGGCCAGGAACGCGACGGCGGCCAAGGCGCCGGCGTACGCCCGCAGCGTCCGGCTCATCGCGCGTCGGCCGAGGACTGGCCCGAGCCGCCGCGGCGCTTGGTGCCGGTGGGCTGCGTGCCGATGGGCTGGGTGTCGTTCTCGTCCGCGCCGGGCTGCCAGAAGGCGATCGGCTCGAACTCCTCCGACGCGGCCGGGACCCGGTCCATCACCATCGTCATGTCGTGGTCGCGTGCCGGGGGCAGCTGGACCGGCTGCGGTGCGGTCAGCTGCGGTGCCGCGGCCGGAGCCTGGCGGAACTTGCGGCTGTTGCGGGCCGAGCGCGGATTGCGCACCACCAGCAGGCCCGCCAGCGGGCCCTGGACCCGGGCGATCTGCTCGATCGAGGCCTCGACGTCACCGATGCGGGCGGCGCGGGTCTCGACGACCAGCAGCACCGCCGCGGCGATCTCGCTGAGCGCCTGCGCGTCGACGGCGTGGCTCGGCGGCGCCGTGGCCACCAGCACCCGGTCGGCCCGCTCCTGGATCTCGCCGAGCAGCTGGGAGACCACGGCGACGGGCAGCTCGACGCGCGGGTCGAGGTGGCCCGGGGTGAGCAGCGAGACGTTGTGGATCGTCGAGACCTTGGTCAGCGCCCGGTCCAGGTCGGCGGTGCCGGCGATGACGTCGCCGAGGCCGACGGACGGGTTGACGCCGAGCAGGCCCGGCAGGAACGACTGCGGGTCGGTGCAGACCACGACCACGCGCTCGCCGGAGCGGGCGAACGCGGCGGCCAGGTTCGCCACGACGAACTCGACCGCGCCGCCGCGGGCGGCGCCGCAGATGAGCAGCGCGTCGGTCGGCGAGGGGCGGCCGCCGCGGACCGTGCCCGCCGCGACGCGCAGCGTGTTGCGCAGCAGGCTGAACTCGCGGCCCAGATGGCTGGCCGCGTCGGCGACCGTCACCTTGTCCCGGTTGCGCTGCAGCTCCAGCAGGATCGGCACGTCGACGAGGTACGGCAGCTGGCGGCTGTTGTAGATGCGGCTGTCCAGGCGGTCGAGCACGAGCGCGCCGGCCAGGCCGAGCAGCAGGCCGATGGCGACACCGCTGATCAGGTACAGCTTGAGGTCCGGTTTGGCCGGGGAGTCGGGCCTGTTGGCAGCAGAAAGGATATTGCCCGGTTTGACCACCGAAGCCAGCAGCGGGATCATGCGGGTGTTCATGGTGTTGATCTGCTGCGTGAGGATCTGCTGCTGCTGCACCGCCTGCTGGCGGTCGACCGAGTTGTTCGGCAGGGCGGCGATGCGGCCCGCGACGTCGTTCAGCTGCTTGGTCAGGCCGGAGATGTCGTCCTTGAGCGAGGCGGTCTGCTGCTCGATGCTCTTGGTCGCGTCGGCCGCGCGCTGGTCCAGGTATGCCTGCGCGAACGCCTGCGAGCCCGCCTGGGCCTCGCTCGCCGTCGGCGCCTCGAACGCGATCGCCAGCACCGAGGTGTTGGCGGGCACGGTGACCGTGGTCCGCTCGACCAGCTGGTCTACCGGCGTCGAACTGCCGAGCAGGTGCTGCGCGGCCTCGCCGACGGTGGTGGAGCGCACGACCTGGGACTCGGTGTCGAGGTTCACCTTGACGGAGGTGTCGAGGCCGACCTGGAGCACCAGCACCTTGGTCTCGGAGACGTAGACCTTCTCCTGGGTGGCGGCGACCACGAGGCCGCCCACGCCGCCCACGAACACGGTGAACGCGACCAGCCACCACCGGCGCACCAGCCAGCCGACGTAGTCACCGATGGATGCCGACTGCACCGAGGGTGAATTACTTGCCATGTGCTCCCCTTGTTCACAACCTGTTGACACTCGGCCGTCGATGTCCGGCGCGGCTGCGAGTGGCCACACGCAGGCGGTCATCCTAGGTAGACAGGGTTTCACGCTAGTCACCGGCTTGCATCACCCGGTCAGCCAAACGGCCACTTCTGTTCAGACCGGAGTTATTGGACGCGGCAGTGGCGGTTGACACGGTCGATTCCGCCATCATCCGAACAGATCGCCCGCCGGTTAAACCGCAGGTCATGCCCTGGTGACCGAAATACGTACTGGCAGAAGGTGTTCGATGTCGGTCTACCGACAGTACACCGAGGCGAAATGTTAAAAGGTGCCGTTAAGCTGCGGTCGTCTCTGGGAGAGGAAACTGGGATGGCCGAACGAAAACACGCCCGACACGTCCTTCTGGTCGGTTCGTCCGGTGGCCACCTCGCGCAGCTGTACGCGTTGCAGCCGTGGTGGACCGACCGGGCCCGCACCTGGGTCACCTTCCCCACACCCGACGCGCACAGCCTGCTGGCTGAGGAGAATGTCGTCTACGCCCACTATCCGACGACTCGCAACATTCCCAACCTCCTGCGCAACTTCCTGCTGGCGTTCGGCGTGATGCGGCGCACCCGGCCCGACGCGGTCATCACGACCGGCGCCGGGGTCGCGCTGCCCTTCTTCGTGCTGGCCAAGCTGCGGCGCATCCCCACGGTGTACATCGAGGTGTACGACCGGCTGGAGACCCGCACGCTGACCGCGCGGCTGTGCCGCCCCTTCACCTCGCGCATGCTGGTGCAGTTCACCCAGCAGCTGTCCCTCTACAAGGGATCGACGCTGGTGGGGCCGCTGCTGTGACCGCGCCCGACATCCGCACCCAGCACCTGACCGTCCCGGCGCCCCGGCGGCACGAAAGCACCCAGACCGGACGCGCACCGCTGCTCGTCGTGGTCGGCACCGACGTGCACCCGTTCGACCGGCTGCTGAACTGGACCGCCCGCTGGGCCGAGGAGAACGGCGTGCCCTGCGTCATGCAGTACGGCTCGTCCACTCCGCGTGATCTGCCCGGCTCGTCCGCCTTCTTCGACCACGCCACGCTCGGTACGCGGCTGCGCGAGGCCGGGCTCGTGGTCTGCCACGGCGGCCCGGCGACCATCACCGAGGCCCGCCGCGCCGGGCACATCCCGGTCGTGGTGCCGCGCGACCCGACCCTCGGCGAGCACGTCGACGACCACCAGCAGCGCTTCGCCGCCCACATGGGCGAGGCGGGCATGGTCCGGCTGTGCCGCACCGAGGAGTCGCTGCGCGCGGTGCTCGACGCCGCCCTGGTCGAGCCCGAGGCGCTGCGGCTGGACACCGCCGAGGCCGGTGCCGAGTCGGCCGCCGCCGTGCGGCGCGTGGGCGACATCATCGACTCGCTGGCGGCCCGCCTGCCCAGCCGGCACTCGGCCGACGACGTGCGGGTGCTGTTCATCGGCGGCTGGGGGCGCAGCGGCTCCACGCTGACCGACCGGCTGCTCGGGCAGGCGCCCGACGTGTGCGCGGTCGGCGAGGTGACCCACACCTGGGAGCGGGCGCTGCGCGACAACGAGCGCTGCGGCTGCGGCGTGCGGTTCCGCGACTGCGACTTCTGGGGCAAGGTGGGCGAGGTCGCGTACGGCGGCTGGGACACCCTCGACGTGGAGCAGGTGCTCG is a window from the Catellatospora sp. TT07R-123 genome containing:
- a CDS encoding sulfotransferase domain-containing protein translates to MATSRVRKILSHQAGVLARSAGRLTADRRMTPSFLIVGTQRGGTTSLHKALVQHPSFLPARFRKGVHYFDMDYQRGHRWFQGHFPSRSKAARLEQASGHRVITGEASPYYMWHPLAPERIARDLPGVKLIVLLRDPVGRAYSGWSHEYARGFETETFERAVELEPQRMAGERERMKADPSYHSHAVRHLAHLGRGEYIDQLLHLESLVGRERLLVIDSEDYFAEPQPAFAEVCRFLDIPDVAGIVHDQHNARSRTPMSDELKQRLEEHFRPYDERLAAWLGRTPSWRR
- a CDS encoding phosphotransferase; this encodes MSSSYLHELGRLLGGDSSGDVFVGRGAPGAAETYTVVPNAGSPRLLVPHGDRRAASAAISHTSAPRSAKDRLRQRVLSGVFATGVGGLVFRDQVAVRRGGTLAEHLSEVVGTPVRMSVRFGPPRANRKPVLQLIDAQAHTVAYAKVGVNELTTRLIRDEHAALAALSGRDLAPARIPELLHFGTWGDAQLLVMKALPVWGRGAGAQLDPAEGTVAAMRSLARVHGVTTGRFGGGSYAARLAAQVDALGERPAAHLMRAVLAACAGAELSYGCWHGDWNGGNMSIRGGEVLLWDFERFTADVPVGYDVLHFELHEAVTVHGAVPAVAAADVAARAGALLAPFGVDADVAPAVAALYFTEIGSRYLGDRQDGFGTPMGRVDEWIRPALAGLGEDWAALAGQSQVGEENDGD
- a CDS encoding O-antigen ligase gives rise to the protein MTTASPLRTPESEPSSIRGVAAAPPRALAPPPLLGYRRRQRDPMPLREWALFAMIVLYPVGWLLGLTLVWIPLLAVPMALELLRRGRVKMPGPFALWALLLFLGLVSATMLGATPPHALAPEMGLGRFLAYAQRMSDLAAAGVVLLYIGNLTERELPTKRVVKMLATLFVVLVIGGLAGMVLPRFAITTPLAEVLPKFLINNGFVRSSVKIELSQWQSILEEAPRPRPAAPFQYTNTWGQCLVLLLPWFLIAALHRTKSLWRRFWAIGVLVLSMVPTVFSLNRGMWLGLGLAVAYLTVRLAIRGSILPVVGVMVGVALVGIVTLTTPLGTTVMERINTPHSNEGRASLNGAAVTAAWGSPIIGYGGQAETIGSERSIAIGQSASCEQCGNRDIGSDGQLWSLLVTQGFVGAGLYILFFAWMGWRFRREHSWIGIAGGLVAPLALWFMTIYNSGGMTLVIMMAGLGLMWRNETTKAYR
- a CDS encoding DUF3048 domain-containing protein, yielding MSRTLRAYAGALAAVAFLASGCSIDDPTKAGDAPSARPSFSLPSPSPLLPRAPLTGAETDEATAAKTSVLVPIEVGTGAAAPVGLDLADLVGLDFAEGSLLRAVGVYQSQAATKVGPVAAVRPGDLKLFNQLRPFVAHDHTVAQGWLDTLKSTNLASGTPASRKAAFTTASGRTYANAASLQAPAPSAAALPAPLFQYAQRGESLSATGLEPAASVTVQVAGHAALTWRFDQTTRRWQTTVGGVPVAAANLVLLTVPYKQKAVNALHRTVSLPDPAGTGAVRVFGAGQSVTGTWSKVGGLDSALNLLGPAESLVRLATGPTWVLLLPAAAKVTVS
- a CDS encoding lipopolysaccharide biosynthesis protein; its protein translation is MASNSPSVQSASIGDYVGWLVRRWWLVAFTVFVGGVGGLVVAATQEKVYVSETKVLVLQVGLDTSVKVNLDTESQVVRSTTVGEAAQHLLGSSTPVDQLVERTTVTVPANTSVLAIAFEAPTASEAQAGSQAFAQAYLDQRAADATKSIEQQTASLKDDISGLTKQLNDVAGRIAALPNNSVDRQQAVQQQQILTQQINTMNTRMIPLLASVVKPGNILSAANRPDSPAKPDLKLYLISGVAIGLLLGLAGALVLDRLDSRIYNSRQLPYLVDVPILLELQRNRDKVTVADAASHLGREFSLLRNTLRVAAGTVRGGRPSPTDALLICGAARGGAVEFVVANLAAAFARSGERVVVVCTDPQSFLPGLLGVNPSVGLGDVIAGTADLDRALTKVSTIHNVSLLTPGHLDPRVELPVAVVSQLLGEIQERADRVLVATAPPSHAVDAQALSEIAAAVLLVVETRAARIGDVEASIEQIARVQGPLAGLLVVRNPRSARNSRKFRQAPAAAPQLTAPQPVQLPPARDHDMTMVMDRVPAASEEFEPIAFWQPGADENDTQPIGTQPTGTKRRGGSGQSSADAR
- a CDS encoding UDP-N-acetylglucosamine--LPS N-acetylglucosamine transferase yields the protein MAERKHARHVLLVGSSGGHLAQLYALQPWWTDRARTWVTFPTPDAHSLLAEENVVYAHYPTTRNIPNLLRNFLLAFGVMRRTRPDAVITTGAGVALPFFVLAKLRRIPTVYIEVYDRLETRTLTARLCRPFTSRMLVQFTQQLSLYKGSTLVGPLL
- a CDS encoding glycosyltransferase, translated to MTAPDIRTQHLTVPAPRRHESTQTGRAPLLVVVGTDVHPFDRLLNWTARWAEENGVPCVMQYGSSTPRDLPGSSAFFDHATLGTRLREAGLVVCHGGPATITEARRAGHIPVVVPRDPTLGEHVDDHQQRFAAHMGEAGMVRLCRTEESLRAVLDAALVEPEALRLDTAEAGAESAAAVRRVGDIIDSLAARLPSRHSADDVRVLFIGGWGRSGSTLTDRLLGQAPDVCAVGEVTHTWERALRDNERCGCGVRFRDCDFWGKVGEVAYGGWDTLDVEQVLALKHRVDRMRFVARLALPFWATRRKNDLRTYGELHRKLYRAVAEVSGTSVVVDSSKHASLAFALRHARGIDFRVLHLVRDGRAVAYSWSREVLRPEIVDAEVYMPTYSTVSSGLHWLVHNALFHLLDWVGTPVLRMRYEDFIASPADSLRRIRGFADLPTGKMDLLDRPAATAEGLPTAQLAATHTVAGNPMRFTTGSVTLRLDAAWRAKLAARKRRVLSLITWPLRARYGYLDWRKK